One region of Fragaria vesca subsp. vesca linkage group LG4, FraVesHawaii_1.0, whole genome shotgun sequence genomic DNA includes:
- the LOC101311751 gene encoding DNA topoisomerase 1-like — MAYQNSTNEYTSDDEEPLVFKRSAASKQNQSNTDTKKLSSQRCDGQPRRVSEVHSSNGVNSSVHKDKTTPSTKASPGKSPAAIRKEVSEQNKSVSVKEENTPIEHPAAENSDSDDEKPINSRLKAKINNVKKEDTDDEDNKPLAARVNKSNVGTSGCKPSDAKERKPLVQKNGSSTIDKGKSSSLVSGKRPLDKGNCSEQSSIKKPKVGESSTSVKSKQVSDKTEPKADDDEMTLSQRMKKTTSANKSSLTKKTISKVSSSSIQKKIQKGKKPDKFSKYSKSTREGPGSNDGQKKWTTLEHNGVIFPPSYKPHGVKMLYNGKPVNLTPEQEEVATMYAVMIDTEYVQKQTFRDNFWNDWRKLLGKNHVIQKLDACDFKPIYDWYQKEKEKKKQMSSEEKKAVKEEKLKQEEKYMWAVVDGVKEKVGNFRVEPPGLFRGRGEHPKSGKLKRRISPREVTINIGKNAEIPECPIPGERWKEVRHDNTVTWLAFWNDPINPKEFKYVFLAASSSLKGQSDKEKYEKARMLKEYIGDIRAAYTKDFTSRDAAKRQIAVATYLIDKLALRAGNEKDDDEADTVGCCTLKVENVKAIPPNSLEFNFLGKDSIRYENTVEVEPAVYKEIKKFQEGKKDSDDLFDKLDTSKLNAHLKELMPGLTAKVFRTYNASITLDNELNQETTEGDVLKKKVFYDTANKKVAIICNHQRAVSKSHESQMDKLKEKLSDLQGVVKELKIDLERARNGKPPLKDADGKQKRNLTPEALQKKIADANKKIDKIKLDMQTKDDMKTIALGTSKINYLDPRITVAWCKRHEVPIEKIFQKSLLAKFAWAMDVEPDFRF, encoded by the exons ATGGCTTATCAGAATTCTACTAACGAATATACATCTGATGACGAAGAACCATTAGTTTTCAAACGGTCTGCAGCATCTAAACAAAATCAGTCAAACACAGACACAAAGAAATTATCGTCTCAGAGGTGTGATGGACAACCACGAAGAGTCTCTGAGGTACATTCTTCCAATGGTGTAAACTCAAGTGTTCATAAGGATAAGACCACTCCATCTACAAAGGCGTCACCAGGGAAATCTCCCGCAGCAATCCGAAAAGAAGTATCAGAACAGAACAAGTCTGTCTCTGTTAAAGAGGAAAATACTCCTATTGAACATCCTGCTGCAGAAAATAGTGATTCTGATGATGAAAAGCCGATAAATTCCAGATTGAAGGCTAAAATAAACAATGTCAAAAAGGAAGATACAGATGATGAAGATAATAAACCTTTAGCAGCAAGGGTTAATAAGTCTAATGTGGGAACATCAGGCTGTAAGCCTAGTGACGCTAAAGAAAGGAAGCCATTGGTTCAGAAGAATGGTTCGAGCACAATAGATAAAGGGAAAAGCTCGTCTTTGGTGTCAGGTAAGAGGCCTCTAGATAAGGGGAATTGTTCTGAGCAATCTTCAATTAAAAAGCCAAAAGTTGGAGAGTCTTCAACATCAGTAAAGAGCAAGCAGGTGTCTGACAAAACAGAGCCGAAGGCAGATGATGATGAAATGACACTTTCCCAGAGAATGAAAAAAACAACATCTGCTAATAAATCATCTCTGACGAAGAAAACTATATCTAAAGTCAGTTCATCTTCAATCCAGAAAAAGATCCAGAAAGGCAAAAAGCCAGATAAGTTTTCAAAGTATTCTAAGTCAACAAGAGAAGGACCTGGCTCTAATGACGGGCAGAAAAAATGGACTACTTTAGAGCACAATGGTGTCATTTTCCCACCTTCTTACAAGCCTCACGGGGTAAAGATGCTTTACAATGGCAAGCCAGTCAACTTGACACCTGAACAAGAGGAG GTCGCAACAATGTATGCAGTGATGATAGATACAGAATATGTGCAGAAACAAACTTTCAGAGACAACTTTTGGAATGATTGGCGTAAATTGCTTGGAAAGAACCATGTAATTCAGAAATTGGATGCTTGTGATTTCAAACCAATATATGACTGGTATCAGAAAGAAAAGGAGAAGAAGAAACAAATGAGTTCAGAA GAGAAGAAGGCTGTCAAGGAAGAGAAATTGAAACAAGAGGAGAAGTATATGTGGGCAGTCGTTGATGGTGTAAAAGAGAAG GTTGGAAACTTCAGAGTTGAACCACCTGGATTATTCCGAGGCCGTGGCGAGCATCCCAAG TCAGGAAAGCTGAAGAGGAGGATTAGTCCACGCGAAGTTACAATAAATATAGGAAAAAATGCCGAGATCCCCGAATGCCCCATTCCGGGTGAAAG GTGGAAAGAAGTAAGGCATGACAATACTGTTACATGGTTGGCTTTCTGGAATGATCCAATCAATCCAAAGGAGTTCAAATACGTATTTCTTGCAGCCAGTAGTTCCTTAAAGGGGCAAAGCGACAAGGAGAAATATGAGAAAGCAAGGATGTTGAAG GAATACATAGGAGATATCAGGGCTGCATACACTAAGGATTTTACAAGTAGAGATGCTGCAAAGCGGCAAATAGCTGTTGCTACCTATCTCATCGACAAACTTGCTCTTAGGGCTGGAAATGAGAAG GATGATGATGAAGCCGATACTGTCGGTTGCTGCACATTAAAAGTAGAGAATGTAAAAGCAATTCCCCCCAATTCATTGGAG TTTAACTTCCTCGGTAAAGATTCAATCCGATATGAAAATACTGTTGAAGTAGAACCTGCTGTTTACAAGGAAATAAAAAAGTTTCAGGAAG GAAAAAAGGATAGTGATGATCTCTTTGACAAGTTAGATACCAGTAAATTGAATGCACATCTAAAGGAACTGATGCCTGGTCTTACTGCAAAAGTGTTCCGTACATACAATGCATCCATCACATTGGATAATGAA TTAAACCAGGAAACTACAGAGGGAGATGTATTAAAGAAAAAAGTTTTTTATGATACAGCAAACAAGAAG GTTGCTATTATTTGTAACCATCAGCGTGCTGTGTCGAAGTCTCATGAATCACAAATGGACAAGCTAAAGGAAAAGCTTAGTGACCTTCAG GGTGTTGTAAAAGAGCTAAAGATAGATTTAGAAAGGGCAAGAAATGGAAAGCCTCCTCTGAAAGATGCTGATGGAAAACAGAAGAGAAATTTGACCCCGGAAGC GTTACAGAAGAAGATAGCTGATGCCAATAAAAAGATTGATAAAATAAAATTGGATATGCAAACCAAAGACGACATGAAGACAATTGCATTGGGAACATCAAAAATCAACTATCTTGATCCTAGGATCACCGTTGCATGGTGCAAGCGACATGAAGTTCCCATTGAGAAG ATATTCCAAAAGTCTCTCCTGGCTAAGTTTGCTTGGGCAATGGATGTCGAGCCTGACTTCCGATTCTGA
- the LOC101301191 gene encoding dynamin-related protein 4C-like yields MTEQHINVQEFNLLPAAISSVDEARDTFMQLVALCKESLRKLLLRGEFVEYPDDRSMHGTVNLAMELYHFKDALGCFHHIFSRRDIETNFLQSVIKYCTGKAGDHAAELTADLTSSLAEWEHRLHARFLKSFWWHVIMEVTQVVQWIQENHGAVNVNEEKQQENFSSEYTRLMSKCNDFIYGVFDDPHKPATINVDGIGEIVVGNLRSYSRDLLSEAFSTYWPETYIDVEIMQILKMPVFAHLFEDMLEKYPLARKSLEKRINILMKAKEICEGTMDDE; encoded by the exons ATGACAGAACAACATATCAATGTTCAAGAATTTAATTTGCTGCCTGCTGCTATTTCATCTGTTGATGAGGCGCGTGACACTTTCATGCAACTAGTGGCATTGTGCAAAGAATCTCTCAGAAAACTTCTTCTGAGAGGAGAATTTGTTGAGTATCCAGATGACAGGAGTATGCACGGCACTGTAAACCTTGCTATGGAGCTTTATCACTTCAAGGATGCACTTGGCTGCTTCCATCACATCTTTTCCAGGCGTGACATCGAAACTAACTTCCTACAGTCGGTGATCAAGTACTGTACAGGAAAAGCCGGTGATCATGCAGCAGAACTTACAGCGGATCTTACATCAAGTCTAGCTGAGTGGGAACATCGCCTTCATGCTCGGTTTCTGAAATCGTTCTGGTGGCATGTGATCATGGAAGTTACTC AGGTCGTTCAGTGGATACAGGAGAATCATGGTGCAGTGAATGTGAATGAGGAGAAACAGCAAGAGAACTTTTCTTCCGAGTATACCAGACTAATGTCCAAATGCAATGATTTCATTTACGGAGTATTTGATGATCCGCACAAGCCTGCTACAATTAATGTGGACGGCATTGGGGAGATTGTGGTTGGAAATCTGAGGAGTTACTCTCGTGATCTACTATCTGAAGCCTTTAGC ACCTACTGGCCGGAGACATACATAGATGTGGAGATTATGCAGATCCTGAAGATGCCAGTTTTTGCTCATTTGTTTGAGGATATGCTTGAGAAATATCCTTTGGCACGCAAGAGTCTTGAAAAGAGAATCAACATTCTCATGAAAGCTAAGGAGATCTGTGAGGGGACCATGGATGATGAGTGA
- the LOC101312046 gene encoding uncharacterized protein LOC101312046 yields the protein MGTEILRPQDCLVERIRVSPAFSRPSSYNNYYRNGPIPVQQQRRSGKPAVRAEQRRPEPAALVSKRSGQSSSDDLMKAEKVTILRRGEPLSRMKKAASDGRLERLGPGSTVVPKEVRIVDLRTPVIDMYAGSAFAMSPEPSSLPLPSFSTKKKQASRSFDDSATRDLRRLLRLE from the coding sequence ATGGGGACCGAGATTTTAAGACCGCAGGATTGTCTGGTCGAGAGAATCAGAGTCTCTCCGGCGTTTTCACGGCCGAGCAGTTATAATAACTATTACAGAAATGGGCCCATTCCTGTGCAGCAGCAACGTAGATCTGGAAAGCCGGCAGTGCGGGCCGAGCAGCGCAGGCCGGAGCCGGCGGCGCTGGTCTCGAAGAGGTCTGGCCAGTCGAGCTCGGATGATTTGATGAAGGCGGAGAAGGTGACGATTTTGAGGCGGGGGGAGCCGCTGAGCCGGATGAAAAAGGCGGCGAGCGATGGAAGGTTGGAGAGGCTGGGGCCGGGGTCGACTGTGGTGCCGAAGGAGGTGAGGATTGTGGATTTGAGGACTCCGGTGATCGACATGTATGCCGGATCGGCTTTTGCGATGTCGCCGGAGCCGAGCTCGCTGCCGTTGCCGTCGTTCTCGACAAAGAAGAAGCAGGCGTCGAGGAGTTTTGACGACTCGGCCACCCGAGACCTGAGGCGTTTGCTTCGGCTCGAATGA
- the LOC101312338 gene encoding uncharacterized protein LOC101312338 codes for MLARESSSNFDLPEEVLQVLPPDPFEQLDVARKITSLALSIRVSALESDCDALRSQLADKDLLIADLRSQLHSLDSSLSDTADKLALAEQQKEELVKEKNYLSNTVRKLNRDVSKLEVFRKTLMRSLQEEDDTGAAASEVVAKPTELSDDSLSSAPPEHDATLPPPSRTSSIQSQVSETGSTYTDDRDTNATRAPRISPGLLLASQTSTPRLTPPGSPPVYSASTSPTRTSKPVSPRRHSISFATSRGMFDDRSSAPSSHHGSMSGSEYGRTRVDGKEFFRQVRSRLSYEQFGAFLANVKELNAHKQTKEETLHKADEIFGPDNKDLYAIFEGLISRNIH; via the exons ATGCTGGCGAGGGAATCGAGTTCGAACTTCGACCTTCCCGAGGAAGTGCTGCAAGTTCTGCCGCCCGATCCTTTCGAGCAGCTCGATGTGGCTCGCAAGATCACCTCCCTCGCCCTCTCGATACGTGTCTCCGCCCTCGAGTCCGACTGCGACGCCCTCCGCTCCCAGCTCGCCGACAAGGACCTCCTCATCGCCGACCTCCGCTCCCAGCTCCACTCCCTCGACTCCTCCCTCTCCGACACCGCCGACAAGCTCGCCCTCGCCGAGCAACAAAAG GAGGAGTTGGTGAAGGAGAAGAACTACCTGTCCAACACTGTGAGGAAGCTCAACAGAGATGTCTCCAAG CTGGAGGTGTTCAGGAAGACGCTGATGCGTTCGCTGCAGGAGGAGGACGACACCGGAGCTGCTGCTTCCGAAGTGGTTGCTAAGCCGACGGAGCTATCCGATGATAGCTTATCTTCTGCACCTCCAG AGCATGATGCTACATTACCACCGCCTTCGAGGACATCTTCAATCCAGAGCCAGGTCTCTGAAACCGGAAGCACATATACTGATGATCGTGACACAAATG CCACGAGGGCTCCTCGCATATCTCCGGGGCTCCTGTTAGCGTCACAAACTAGCACACCGCGGCTTACTCCTCCTGGTTCTCCTCCTGTCTATTCTGCATCCACATCCCCAACGAGGACTTCAAAGCCTGTGTCCCCAAGGCGGCATTCCATTTCATTTGCTACCTCAAGAGGCATGTTTGATGATAGATCTTCAGCACCATCAAGCCATCACGGTTCAATGTCAGGCTCTGAATATG GAAGGACTCGAGTGGATGGGAAAGAATTTTTCCGCCAAGTCAG GAGTCGTTTGTCTTATGAGCAGTTTGGTGCATTTCTGGCAAATGTTAAAGAACTAAATGCCCACAAGCAAACAAAAGAG GAGACTCTGCATAAAGCTGATGAGATATTTGGCCCAGATAATAAGGATCTATATGCCATATTTGAAGGATTGATCAGTCGCAATATCCATTGA
- the LOC101301485 gene encoding receptor-like cytosolic serine/threonine-protein kinase RBK2-like — protein MGSNGSRDVPKENQEGQAAPTTPAPAVPYSPAPSPGTRRSRAGFSDSFSTHDLNSLNLEETVIDDCSPRQFQVNDCPTILESEASSPKASTSELDGRGGVSDLEGKLNSPFRGFFRMLRKGPQTFPQMKNAAKPKLTRRKSKRIREDFIPQLNTPGLRPSLDTELHCFKSSWKNYSLSELEAATNKFDIENLIGEGGYAEVYKGTLEDGQFVAIKRLIRGNPEEMTADFLSELGVIVHVDHPNIAKVIGYGVEGGMHLVLDLSPHGSLSSILYGPREILNWGIRYKVALGTAKGLVYLHEGCQRRIIHKDIKASNILLAEDFEPQISDFGLAKWLPDQWTHHIVSKFEGTFGYLPPEFFMHGIVDEKTDVYAYGVLILELITGRQALDSSHKSLVMWAKPLLMKNNIKELADPSLADGYDVEQMKCLASIASLCVQQSSVNRPQMRQIVQILEGDQESLDLVKKRQKSKKLQRTYSEELLDADEYNSTKYLTDMDKHLEFILGPSTEV, from the exons ATGGGCAGCAATGGTTCGCGTGACGTCCCCAAAGAAAATCAAGAAGGGCAGGCAGCTCCTACCACACCTGCACCAGCTGTTCCTTATTCGCCGGCTCCTAGTCCTGGTACTAGAAGATCAAGAGCCGGATTCTCTGACTCATTTTCAACCCATG ATTTGAATTCATTGAATTTGGAAGAGACAGTCATAGATGACTGTTCTCCTCGACAATTTCAAGTGAATGACTGCCCAACAATCTTGGAATCTGAAGCGTCATCTCCCAAGGCAAGCACTTCAGAGTTGGATGGAAGAGGCGGTGTTTCAGACTTGGAAGGAAAACTCAACAGCCCCTTTCGTGGTTTCTTCAGAATGTTGAGAAAAGGACCCCAAACCTTCCCTCAGATGAAGAATGCTGCAAAACCAAAACTCACAAGACGGAAAAGTAAACGAATAAGAGAAGACTTCATTCCACAACTCAACACTCCCGGTCTGAGGCCTAGTTTGGATACTGAACTGCACTGCTTCAAATCTTCCTGGAAGAATTACTCACTCTCAGAGCTAGAAGCTGCAACCAACAAATTTGACATTG AAAACTTGATTGGGGAGGGAGGCTATGCTGAAGTTTACAAGGGAACATTGGAAGATGGACAATTTGTTGCAATCAAACGTCTGATTAGAGGTAACCCAGAAGAAATGACAGCAGACTTCTTATCTGAGCTTGGTGTTATAGTTCATGTTGACCACCCCAACATAGCAAAAGTGATTGGGTATGGGGTTGAAGGAGGGATGCACCTTGTTCTTGATTTGTCTCCTCATGGGAGCCTTTCATCTATACTTTATG GACCAAGAGAGATACTAAATTGGGGCATCAGATATAAAGTAGCTTTAGGGACTGCTAAGGGCCTTGTGTATCTTCATGAGGGGTGCCAGAGAAGAATTATCCACAAAGATATTAAGGCTTCTAATATATTGCTTGCAGAGGATTTTGAGCCTCAG ATATCTGATTTTGGGCTTGCAAAGTGGCTACCAGATCAATGGACTCACCACATTGTATCAAAATTTGAAGGCACATTTGG CTACCTTCCCCCTGAGTTCTTCATGCATGGCATAGTAGATGAAAAAACTGATGTCTACGCATACGGAGTACTTATATTAGAGCTCATCACTGGCCGGCAAGCTTTGGATAGCTCACATAAAAGCCTTGTCATGTGG GCCAAACCTTTGCTCATGAAAAATAATATCAAAGAGCTAGCTGATCCAAGCCTTGCTGATGGCTATGATGTGGAACAAATGAAATGTCTTGCCTCAATAGCTTCGTTGTGTGTACAGCAGTCTTCAGTGAATCGACCACAAATGAGACAG ATTGTCCAGATATTAGAAGGTGATCAAGAGAGTTTGGATCTTGTAAAGAAACGGCAAAAGTCTAAAAAACTCCAGAGGACATATTCTGAGGAGCTCTTAGATGCAGATGAGTACAACTCCACCAAGTATTTAACTGATATGGATAAGCATCTGGAATTTATTTTAGGCCCCAGTACTGAGGTGTGA